In a single window of the Helicobacter felis ATCC 49179 genome:
- a CDS encoding lipid A deacylase LpxR family protein produces the protein MRCLLPLLFLLSGLSAVSLVPYKRQYIDLLSENDAYIDPYIDRYYTAGTRIGWASKEYDFSHSKMAWLDYLSLQIQKPKVSRFTLYLTQTMFTPTLAHRTLTTPVRGDHLYGGWLRAQLGILQRSEHTLETLAISMGTTGPGALAGKTQDLIHTWGHDPKFLGWGSQIKNEFIFEIHYSWLQKVPLLKSRFFDVDMLAGAGMDLGNAITDFKLGSMLRLGYNLSVDFGPNKINTGFSGGMPVSDKFSLYIFAGATGKFQPIDVFVQGNSPTTRGITALPYFLYNAEIGIAIAYKGTRLSFSAIDLSKTFKDQPRNHNIGSIELDIAF, from the coding sequence ATGCGTTGCTTGCTCCCCTTGCTCTTTTTGTTGTCCGGCTTGAGCGCGGTTTCTCTTGTGCCCTATAAAAGGCAATATATCGATTTGCTTAGTGAGAACGATGCCTATATCGATCCCTACATCGATCGCTACTACACGGCTGGGACACGCATCGGCTGGGCGAGCAAGGAATACGATTTTAGCCACTCTAAAATGGCATGGCTAGACTATTTGAGTTTACAGATTCAAAAGCCTAAAGTCAGCCGTTTTACTCTCTATTTGACCCAAACCATGTTCACTCCAACTTTAGCCCACCGCACACTCACCACCCCAGTAAGAGGCGATCATCTCTATGGGGGTTGGTTGCGCGCACAATTAGGAATCTTGCAAAGAAGTGAGCATACCTTAGAGACTTTGGCGATCTCTATGGGCACGACAGGGCCGGGGGCTTTAGCAGGTAAAACCCAAGATTTGATTCACACTTGGGGGCACGATCCTAAGTTTTTAGGTTGGGGAAGTCAAATTAAGAATGAATTTATTTTTGAGATTCACTATTCTTGGCTACAAAAAGTCCCTCTTCTTAAAAGCCGTTTTTTTGATGTGGATATGCTGGCTGGCGCGGGGATGGATCTGGGTAACGCTATTACAGATTTTAAGTTAGGTTCTATGTTGCGCTTGGGGTATAATCTGAGTGTAGATTTTGGACCTAATAAAATCAACACGGGTTTTAGCGGAGGGATGCCCGTGAGCGATAAGTTTTCACTATATATCTTTGCCGGGGCCACAGGCAAATTCCAACCCATCGATGTTTTTGTGCAGGGCAATAGCCCCACCACAAGGGGGATCACCGCTTTGCCCTATTTTCTCTATAATGCTGAGATTGGGATCGCGATTGCCTACAAGGGCACTAGGCTTTCCTTTAGCGCGATCGATTTGAGCAAGACTTTTAAAGACCAACCCCGAAACCACAATATTGGGAGTATAGAATTGGACATTGCATTTTGA